A window from Zingiber officinale cultivar Zhangliang chromosome 7A, Zo_v1.1, whole genome shotgun sequence encodes these proteins:
- the LOC122001438 gene encoding ABC transporter G family member 44-like → MEFGSLRLDSSRLGSDVFSRSSFRVEEDDEDALRRAALERLPTFDRVRKAILLMGETDRREIDVDRLGVQERKILLERLVRVAEEDNERLLLKLRDRIDRVGLTFPTIEVRYEHLNIVAETYVGNRGLPSFFNSTLNAIESFASSLHLLPSKKQPLCILHDVCGIVKPRRMTLLLGPPGSGKTTLLLALAGKLSSDLKVSGRVTYNGHSMNEFVAQRTAAYVSQHDLHIGEMTVRETLEFSARCQGVGSRYDMLTELSRREKAAYINPDPDIDVFMKATSMQGPESSVITDYILKILGLETCADTMVGDEMLRGISGGEKKRVTIGEMIVGPSRALFMDEISTGLDSSTTFHIVNSFRQMIHILSATGVISLLQPAPETYELFDDLILLSEGMIVYQGPRADVLEFFESMGFQCPERKGVADFLQEVMSMKDQQQYWIHRGEPYRYIPVSKFAEAFQSFQTGQELKQELSVPFDKRKSHCAALATLQYGASKRELLRVCMSREILLMKRNSFVYAFRAYQLMILTIIVMTLFLRTNMHHNSVNDGVIYMGALFFLIVMHMFNGFSELALTIIKLPVVFKQRDYLFYPPWAYSLPTWILKIPVSFVEAAVSVFLSYYAIGFDPNVGRLFKQYLLLLLVNQMASGLFRFIAVLGRSVVIANTLASFAVFLLLVLGGFILSHDDVKKGWIWGYWTSPLMYAQNSICTNEFLAKSWHHIVPGSTKPLGVTILKYRGIFPYAKWYWIGLGGLTGYVILFNGLFTLALAYLRPFGKVQPSITKEVLREKHANRTGLPFQDDHFESKSNAFIYQESSLSSSTTNSSTARKGMILPFTPLSVTFNNIRYSVDMPQEMKLQGVKEDRLLLLKGVSGTFRPGVLTALMGVSGAGKTTLMDVLAGRKTGGYIEGDIFVAGYPKKQDSFARVSGYCEQNDIHSPNVTVYESLVYSAWLRLPVEVGSEKTKMFIEEVMELVELHPLREALVGLPGVSGLSTEQRKRLTIAVELVANPCILFMDEPTSGLDARAAAIVMRTVRNTVDTGRTVVCTIHQPSIEIFEAFDEVFLLKRGGEEIYVGPLGHHSSHLIKYFEGVEGVSKIKDGYNPATWMLEVTSTAQEAILGVDFCDIYKKSEEFQRNKALIKELSIPPLGSTDLYFTTKYSRSFLTQCMACLWKQRLSYWRNPSYTAVRFFSTVIVALMFGTIFSNLGSKRKKRQDLFNAMGAMYAAVLFMGVSYSSAVQPVVAVERAVFYRERAAGMYSALPCALGQVLIEVPYVFIQSLVYGILLYAMIAFEWNMAKLCWFLFFLYFSLLYFTYYGMMAVGLTPNYNVAAILSAAFYGIWNLFSGFIIPRPRMSVWWRWYYWACPVSWTLYGLVISQFGDVNEKLDSGETAAEFLNDFFGFRSDFLVVVAVMVVGFALLFAFQFAVAIKLLNFQMR, encoded by the exons ATGGAATTTGGCAGCCTGCGGCTGGACAGCTCACGTCTGGGGAGCGACGTCTTTTCCAGGTCCTCATTCCGAGTGGAGGAAGACGACGAGGATGCCCTCAGACGGGCGGCCCTCGAGCGGCTTCCCACGTTCGACCGGGTACGAAAGGCGATTCTGCTCATGGGAGAAACCGACCGCAGGGAGATCGATGTGGACCGTCTTGGCGTCCAGGAGCGGAAGATATTACTGGAAAGGCTGGTGCGGGTGGCGGAGGAGGACAATGAAAGGCTTCTCTTGAAGCTCCGCGACAGGATTGATAG AGTTGGACTTACCTTCCCTACCATTGAAGTCCGTTACGAGCACCTTAACATCGTAGCAGAAACTTATGTGGGCAACAGAGGACTGCCTTCTTTCTTTAACTCCACTCTCAATGCCATTGAG TCCTTTGCTAGCTCCCTTCATCTTCTACCGAGCAAGAAGCAGCCATTATGCATCCTCCATGACGTTTGTGGAATTGTCAAGCCACGCAG GATGACACTGTTGCTAGGTCCTCCAGGTTCAGGTAAGACAACATTGCTGTTGGCTCTCGCAGGAAAACTGAGCTCAGATCTTAAG GTCTCAGGGAGAGTCACTTACAATGGCCATAGCATGAATGAGTTTGTTGCACAACGAACCGCCGCATATGTCAGTCAACATGATCTTCATATTGGGGAGATGACTGTGCGTGAAACTTTAGAATTCTCTGCAAGGTGCCAGGGAGTAGGTAGTCGGTATG ATATGTTGACTGAATTATCGAGAAGGGAGAAGGCTGCATACATCAACCCTGATCCTGATATTGATGTCTTCATGAAG GCAACTTCGATGCAAGGGCCGGAATCCAGTGTAATAACGGATTATATTCTAAAG ATTTTGGGACTAGAAACATGCGCTGACACCATGGTAGGAGATGAAATGTTGAGAGGTATATCTGGAGGAGAAAAGAAACGCGTCACAATAG GTGAAATGATTGTTGGGCCATCAAGAGCTTTGTTCATGGATGAGATATCTACTGGTCTCGATAGCTCTACTACATTCCATATTGTGAATTCATTTAGACAAATGATTCACATTCTCAGTGCAACGGGTGTCATTTCACTACTTCAACCAGCACCAGAGACATATGAGCTCTTTGATGATTTAATTCTCCTTTCAGAAGGGATGATTGTTTACCAAGGGCCCCGTGCCGATGTACTTGAGTTTTTTGAATCAATGGGCTTCCAATGTCCTGAGAGAAAAGGTGTTGCAGACTTCCTGCAGGAA GTGATGTCAATGAAAGATCAGCAGCAATATTGGATACACAGAGGTGAACCTTATAGATATATACCTGTCAGTAAATTTGCTGAAGCTTTCCAGTCATTTCAGACCGGTCAGGAGCTTAAACAGGAACTTTCTGTACCTTTTGATAAGAGGAAAAGTCATTGTGCTGCTCTTGCCACATTGCAATATGGAGCCAGCAAGAGGGAGCTCTTAAGAGTCTGCATGTCTCGAGAAATATTACTGATGAAAAGGAACTCATTTGTCTATGCTTTTAGAGCATATCAG CTAATGATATTAACAATCATTGTGATGACTCTATTCCTAAGAACCAACATGCACCACAATTCAGTAAATGATGGTGTTATTTATATGGGTGCATTATTCTTCCTAATAGTTATGCACATGTTTAATGGATTTTCTGAGCTTGCTTTGACCATCATAAAGCTTCCCGTTGTGTTCAAGCAAAGAGACTACCTCTTTTACCCTCCATGGGCTTATTCTCTGCCAACATGGATTTTAAAGATTCCAGTTTCATTTGTTGAAGCTGCTGTCTCTGTGTTTTTGAGTTATTATGCCATAGGATTTGACCCAAATGTAGGAAG GCTTTTTAAGCAGTATTTATTACTCCTCCTAGTCAATCAAATGGCTTCTGGACTCTTTAGATTCATTGCTGTGCTTGGAAGAAGTGTGGTGATAGCAAACACACTAGCATCTTTTGCAGTGTTCTTGCTTCTAGTTTTGGGAGGATTCATCTTATCTCATG ATGATGTGAAGAAAGGATGGATTTGGGGTTATTGGACCTCACCGTTAATGTATGCACAGAATTCAATCTGTACCAATGAGTTCTTAGCAAAAAGTTGGCACCAT ATTGTACCAGGATCGACAAAGCCATTGGGAGTAACTATCTTGAAGTATCGTGGAATATTTCCTTATGCAAAGTGGTATTGGATTGGTCTAGGTGGATTAACAGGATATGTTATACTCTTTAATGGCCTGTTCACTCTGGCTTTGGCTTATTTAAGAC CATTTGGGAAAGTTCAGCCAAGTATAACTAAAGAAGTATTGAGGGAAAAACATGCAAACAGAACAGGATTGCCCTTTCAAGATGACCATTTTGAATCCAAAA GTAATGCTTTCATTTACCAAGAGTCTTCCTTGTCTTCTTCAACTACGAATAGTAGCACAGCTAGGAAAGGAATGATCTTACCATTTACACCTCTTTCAGTTACCTTCAACAACATTAGATACTCTGTAGACATGCCTCAG GAAATGAAATTGCAAGGTGTTAAAGAAGACAGATTACTTCTACTAAAGGGTGTTAGTGGAACATTCAGGCCAGGAGTCCTTACAGCACTAATGGGTGTAAGTGGCGCTGGTAAGACTACATTGATGGATGTGTTGGCGGGGAGAAAAACTGGAGGGTACATAGAGGGGGATATTTTCGTTGCCGGATATCCTAAGAAGCAAGATTCTTTTGCCAGAGTGTCGGGATACTGCGAGCAAAATGATATACACTCACCGAATGTGACGGTTTATGAGTCTCTTGTGTACTCGGCTTGGTTGCGGTTACCTGTTGAAGTTGGTTCTGAAAAAACAAAG ATGTTTATTGAAGAAGTCATGGAGCTTGTTGAGCTGCATCCATTAAGAGAAGCACTGGTTGGCTTACCAGGTGTGAGTGGATTGTCGACTGAGCAGAGGAAGAGGCTAACCATTGCTGTTGAGCTTGTTGCTAACCCTTGTATACTTTTCATGGATGAACCTACCTCTGGACTTGACGCCAGGGCTGCAGCAATTGTCATGAGGACTGTGAGGAACACTGTGGACACTGGGAGAACTGTAGTGTGTACAATTCACCAGCCCAGTATCGAAATTTTTGAAGCTTTTGATGAG GTCTTCCTTTTGAAGAGAGGAGGGGAAGAAATCTATGTAGGTCCATTAGGTCACCATTCTAGCCACTTAATCAAGTATTTTGAG GGAGTTGAGGGAGTAAGCAAAATCAAAGACGGGTACAATCCGGCAACATGGATGTTGGAAGTGACATCAACGGCTCAGGAAGCCATTCTTGGCGTTGATTTTTGTGACATATACAAAAAATCAGAAGAGTTTCA GCGAAACAAGGCACTCATCAAAGAACTCAGCATTCCTCCGCTTGGTTCCACTGATCTCTATTTCACAACCAAGTACTCAAGATCTTTCTTGACACAATGCATGGCTTGCCTCTGGAAACAAAGATTATCATATTGGAGAAATCCTTCCTACACAGCAGTGAGGTTCTTCTCAACTGTAATCGTTGCCTTGATGTTCGGAACCATATTCTCCAACCTTGGAAGCAAAAG GAAGAAGCGGCAAGACTTATTTAATGCAATGGGTGCTATGTATGCTGCTGTCCTTTTTATGGGAGTGTCGTATTCTTCAGCCGTCCAACCAGTTGTCGCCGTGGAGCGTGCAGTCTTCTACAGAGAGCGCGCTGCTGGGATGTATTCAGCGCTGCCATGTGCACTAGGACAG GTTCTAATCGAAGTGCCTTATGTTTTCATCCAATCCCTTGTGTATGGAATTCTTCTCTATGCCATGATTGCCTTTGAATGGAACATGGCTAAACTTTGTTGGTTCCTGTTCTTCCTCTACTTCTCGCTACTTTACTTCACATATTACGGGATGATGGCAGTAGGATTGACACCCAACTACAACGTTGCGGCCATACTCTCTGCTGCCTTCTACGGCATATGGAATCTCTTCTCGGGATTTATTATCCCCCGGCCG AGAATGTCGGTGTGGTGGAGATGGTATTATTGGGCATGCCCTGTTTCATGGACTCTGTATGGCTTGGTTATTTCACAGTTTGGAGATGTTAATGAAAAGCTGGACTCTGGCGAGACGGCAGCTGAATTCCTGAACGACTTCTTTGGATTCAGGTCTGATTTCTTGGTAGTGGTCGCAGTGATGGTTGTTGGATTTGCTCTTCTTTTCGCATTCCAATTTGCAGTTGCAATCAAATTGCTCAACTTCCAAATGAGATGA